DNA sequence from the Dreissena polymorpha isolate Duluth1 chromosome 3, UMN_Dpol_1.0, whole genome shotgun sequence genome:
TTTGAATTACACTGCAGTATTGAAGCAGGTGGAATGCGAATAGAAACGCAGTGTGTTctttaaagttaattaataaaccGTATTGATTTTCCAACAGGTTATTGTTCAGATTTTATTGTGCATTCATAAATTTAGAAATGTGATACACCAGGGTATACTGATAGTTGGAACGTACTGTTGAAACGTAGGTTTATGAGTCTTCATGTTTAAAAAGcttaaattttcaaatttaaaGTGACATGTAAAGACAATTTATAAAATAGTGCTTTAAGAAAATGGAGCAGGACCTTTTCCACATATGGCTGTAGTGCAACGGGTAAGCATTTGATATAAGCTTATACTTTTCTGTTTTACCCAATAAGTGTTGATGatataatcaaattaaaaaacaatgcgTTAATTGTTAAACCAAATATCATAACTCACATTGTTTTCGGACAGCAATAATGGCATACAGCTTAATATTGAAATTCATAATCGTTTTATCTCGATAAATCATTCCGTTAATAACAAACGCACAGAATTATGTTTTGGTCACGAAAATAACCtgacatattttataatatataattttctaATTCACTCAGACATAACATGTATAAggtaaattattacattttttgtcaTGTTTGCACTAGAATCGACTAACTAAATAAGGGCTCTCATTAGACCTACTTAATTCCTTGTAAGTTCGCTTAGTAACTTCAATTTAATTTACTGATTAAGCTACGCCATCGATggcattgttaaaaaaatgtttttgatagctgaccatatataatataatatttatttcccaaatttaTAGTAAGATCAGTTGTATCGTTATTTATCACAACAATTTTTAGAATTACATATTACAGATTCTTAAACTTAAGCGAGTTTGGTTTTCATTATTCTTACCATTTAAGAAATGTGATGTTTGAGCCTACGGCAAAAGGTAGATTTGCAAAATTCTTTTTAccgtttttcttttttgtatctgtctaaattatttataaattaatgtggaaattgtattgatttttaaaccaaACAATGATTGATACTCGCACTGGGTaagtctttttgtaaataataaatgttttaaagcaGTCAATAATTCCATACAACTTATTATGTTCTTTTACAATATTAAAGTTAGTTTTTGTTGCAAACAAATCAGTATTTCTATAAAAACACTCTACATTTTTACATACAGAATAATGGCCCACCATCGAAGGGGTTTCAGCTTGAACAACTCGCCAACAACCAACGTGCATTGGCCACATTTCTTGACCGTGCATATGAACTTCTTTCTAGACAACTGGAGTTTTTCGAAAAGGcatgttttaaacataaaataagattcttaaatatttataagTTTTTATGGTATGTTTCGATTTGAAATGTGCGGTATTTTGTGTAAATTACAGTGTTATAACGGTAATCATTTATTAGATACAGAAGTTGGCCAATGAGAGTTGCTCAGCGCATAATGCCACGATTGAAATGGTAATACAATTTTCATCGACCATTGATTCCGTCATCAAAACGTATATCCCCAAGGCGAAAGATGGAATAGATTTTCAAGTAAGTGGTATGTTTACCATATTCTGTTAACACCGCTTTCATCTATTATATTTAACTATGTGAATAATTTTTGAAACACTATGATTgaactttaaaaataattaatattaccTGTAGAACCAAGAGTTGCTAGTGGATGGTATACAGCAGATAACGGAACAAACAGAGACCCTAAAAGAAGTAACCAACAGAACCAAATCAAGGTATTTTTATGTACTGAACTATATTAGATTTTAATGGTGTGATGTAACTTAAACGAGATTATTAAGACCTTCGAAAATAATTTCAACCACACTGTTTGGTGGGGAAGTGTTGAAAAACTAacataagaacatttgtttgGTGTGTTATATTCGAAAGTAAAAACAACATCTGATACACTATTGTAGTAATCATttttccaataaataaagtcataTATGTAAACTAATAATATTGCATGTATCCACGTCTATTAAGTAACACATTTATAGTTTTGAAAACCTCCAAAAATTAACGTTAGAATGCCAAAACATTAGTCCTTCCCCCAGTCGGACTCGAACGAACAACTGTATATAATGCGCACTTCATTTAAACGTTTGCTACAATACAAACTTTCATTGAAAGTGCGCATGAGTATTACCATACATCATGCCTACCTAACATCAACAATGTTTCACTTCTTCTATCTTTTGTGACCTAACGACAATATTTCACCCTGATAAATTGAGTATgttgatattaattatatttgcCTTGGGAAAGGAAAACTCTGTGTAAAACAGTTATTCAATGATAACAACACAACTCAAGATGTGCTTAAACATCATACGTGTGTGTATTAAGACGTTATCATAAATTTCTTAATAAATTAGTTAGACATGTATTTTTACTAGTATCTTGTGCCATAAGGGCAATACTTTTCATTCCCTTTAAGCGACCGATTAACAATTATTTCTTGATATTCGCCTCATATATAGTATATAGCAAATAATGAAATACAGAATTAGCTTTACCGTTAAACGCTTTTTGATAGTAAGGCAactatgttatttgttaaaatatttcacgTGGATTccttttatttttgcaataaagtttataaataaacatgaacTTGTATAGGTACATGGACATTAAACGAAGTGCACATGAGCAATGTACTGCAATACGATTGCATAGCGATAAAGTACGGGCGAAGGTTGCTATCCCTCTGAAGCAAATAGAAGACGATTTGGAAGGACTAGAAAACATACAAACTTCGGAAGTATTATTGACATACCCATGTAAACAAACTGAGCAAACGATACAAGACAAAGGTAAAGACTTCATTTGAGTTGTTTTAATTACTATTTCATTTACCTATTGCTGCTTTTGTGTAAGTTAATCTGACACTATTTCGATCGAGAAAAGTGACAGATCCGAGATTTGACAAGAATAACGAGAGCTTTTCCGTAGTTTGTTTGTAAAATGAATCATTTTCATTCATCCCAAAAAGCAAAGATAACTCCGTGCGTATAAGTTGTCGCCCTTTATCACAACATACTGCTTCGATCAACTAAGAATGCCAAGTAATAGACCATGCTATTTTACGTTGTTTGGCACTTTGCTACAGTGTTATATAAGgacatttttaagtgtctgaattGTCGATCGCGTTAAATAAAACATCTGTTATATTCCGAGACGACATGTAATCGAACCGTTGAGTTATGTGCCTGTGAAAAAAGGGGCGATTCAAATAAAACGTTCACCTTCGATTGTGGTATTAGGTTACCCTTAAATAAGAATCACCTTACAATAATATTTAGCGGCTTGAACATCAGTATATTCGTTTAAGAGTGTGAGTATATACTGAGACAGTGACCGTTGCAAGAGATGAAATACTCTTGAtaacatcaatgaaaatataCGCACTCATTTATTTCGTACCGTATTTGCGTTTGAAAACTGATTGTCGATATTTATGCATTCATTTACATTAcgttgaaaatataaaaattcacAATTTCTCGCACAATGTCTTTACTAATACTTTCATGTTTATACACTGACAGGTACATTTACAATGTATATCAATATTGAATCATaacttaatattttgtaaaacaccaTCCATTCATTTTACTTGTAATTTATACTTACTGGTTATACGTGTCATTACTGCAGCTGCGGCATATCTAAAAGATATATATTTTCGAAATACAGGATGGAAATCTTCCCGGGCGACTTCAAGGCCGTATCCAATGAGACAACTACAGATTATTGTGAATGCCCTTTTATGGCCTCTTTCAAGAATTTTGGGGTCGCTTTTTTTATTGTTACCCTCACGGATGCGCTTACAAATATCTTCAGCGATGGATTTATGCACCAACACGTGGGTCGCAATTAAAGGAAAATGTAGAACAGTCATACGTTTTACAATAGGAAAACTCAGTAGAGTAAGTGAAAATATTGCCATCGTTttgattaaattaatgtttgattttgtattggcttatataaaagaaaaaacaGTTCTTGGtgtcaatctttatgaaatctaAACAAATTTCTCTATGATGGTTTTCTATATGTTTTAAACAGTGTTCATGATTCCGTTTGCTGTGAGAGATGACAATATTTGAAGTCGAAACACCATTTTGATATTAAAGTATtaacagtttttaaaatattgattccAAGCATCTGTCCGTAGATGTCTAAGAGTATTTGTATAATGCATATGTGTGTGCGTATTGAAATGACTGAACGGCTGACTAAATCTACTATTTCGTATGATTATAATATGCTTTATTTCTGAAATTTGAATTTAACTCAATGATTAAATAAACATCTTAAATCGGTCGGTGAAAGTATCCATACATGAACACTATttagaaaacaaacacataacaaATAAGTGTTATAAAAAGGAGTGTTTAGCGGACATGTCGAAAAAGACAAACAAACAAGTAATACACCAGTTATTCAATTTCAACTTTCCAATATTAACCATCTGCTCATGTTTTTATTAGACCACTCTTCTGATCAGATGACATTCAAGCACTATCCTGTAAGAGAAACATTAATacgtttaataatataatatataatattaatataaatatacaccAATCGTGAACTTTTTCAAATCATGAAAAACTTACCCCGGCTTCAATAAAGATTCGTATTTTGCTCTTGTTTAGATTAAACGGATCTCGCAGAAATAAGTCATTGGCGCTAAAACTTAACGACAAAATACCTTTCGACGTACTTAAGATAGTGATATAGTCAAGTGTaatttattatattcatacaagCATATACATTCTgctcaattttttttctttttggcaAAGGTGAAAGAAACAACACATCAAAACTGTCAAAATGACGCTGAAGAGAACTCTCAACTTGGAACCACTGGTGATACATATAACAACACTATTGCGAAGAGGAACGATCTTTTGAATAAACAGGCTCGTTTGAATGAGTTGATTATAAATGCAGGTGTGTGGAcctatattttttcaaaattaagaataATGACACATGCATTATAGCGCACTCTAtttgttgtaataaatatttaaatgcaattcATTCGAATCAAGTCtgatatttaagtatttaattgtaattgctattttatatttgTGCACAACAGATCCCTCCTATATCCAGAAAGCATTGGAGCAAATAGGAAATGTCATTAAACAGTTAAGAGACATAGAATTATATTGGGTCGACACAATAAATCAACTTAACGTGCTAAGACAAAGATGCTACAGTTGGATGACAGACGATATAGCAGATGCAGAAGGTTTAAAAGATTCCTTCTCTAAACTAGAGAAGGTAAATtgcgttaaaatattatttaaatgatcgAATATACCCacgtatacatttataaatacaaacgTCATTCAAACTTTGAGAAGTATCTAGTCAACAAATGTTTAATCTTCAAAAATGTCACTTTTACATAATTGATCTCTTTTGAACGAAACAATGCCCTGGCCTGGATCCAACGCACCCTAATCTTATTGCAAGTCCAATTGTTCAAAAATACCATTACAggcattatttttcattttaattaatatttacaatCCCTCCAACGCAATTCAATTCTTTAACAAAAGATTTGTAAATGTATATGTTGAGTACAATCCTGAAAATCATATCCGTTCTCGTGTAAATGCGCCGCGACCGTGTGTATAGTATGGTTGCAAAATATGCACTCACATTGGAAGACCTATATGATATGCGATTCTGTGCCAATCTTTCATGTGATGCACCGACCTGTCAAGTGTAATTTAACCATCGCAAAATAGTAACAAAGTATTGATTGAAAACGTGTTTCATATTCGGCATATATTAATGACAGAGCCAAATAAGGTATAGCTATGTGTAACCAAATATATCGGAATCCGTTGGTTTAAACCGTGACATTGCCACAATCATATGAAAGTCAAAACATTGAATTTTTGATATATGATCTTAATTCCAAAACCTAAATGATGACACCGCAAAACGAATAAGATATGCGGCACTATCAGAACACAAACTTTTCTTCGAAACTTGGATAATGTTTAGCTAAAGTGGCATATCGACGGTATGCTccttaaacaaatacatttcgTTAATCAATTGGATTCATTTTTTTCTCgtagatttttgtttttcagcAACTCATTTTTTTTCTTGTAGATTTGTTTATGTGTcttattttttaaaatgtaacacTTGATCAACGATTGATATTGTTATTCaatgtgtttttctttccatCTCAGGAATTCCAAAGTATATTCGAAGGATTTAGAGACTACATTCAAGTTGCTTCACGAGAAGTATCAACTCTTTTCAAATTCCGGTTTTAGTCTTCACGAATTAACAAAAATACACGTAGCATGGATTCGTATTATATTCGCCATATTTTTTGTGCCCGACAaagacatgttttaaaaatgtattggaCAGAATGCGCAGTAGATATGTTTATTCTGTATATAGTGAGAAACGTATAATACATGAATTCGTTAGTCTTCGATTCAACTGAAGGTAGTCGTGCTGATTTTTACGTTAcgaatgttatttatcaaataaaacttacgttaaatgtaattttaacttgcaatttaaattaatgaaaaacaatCACGACTATAGCTAGAACAAGCGTGTCTCTTCTTTTTAAACATTTGCCAATATCTATGcattattcatttaaattttatttaactttcACATGTTATGTTCGTTTACGCTTTTGAGTTGCTCAACGTACAGAAAGCAAACACAATGCCTATATTAAATTTTCAAGCATTGATGTTGTTAATTTACTAATACATTGAACCCAATATAGTGTTATatgttattgtgtttgttttgtaacAGTACTACAGTCTTCGTGCCAGTTATTAAAGCGCTCCACACGTTTTCATAGCATATTTGGCCCTCAAATCGATTTATTAGTTCTGACCTACTTTGATGACACAGAGTGAGAGAATGAACGTTTAGTATTGCTATTCCCTGTACATAATGTGGCCGGTATAAAATTatcttatatatatttcaaaaaatGTTACGCGGGATTTATTAGTTTTAATCGTTTTTTTCTAACCAACCTACTAATACGATTACGTTCCTTTCTCGGAATAagtaatacatgttttaaacCTATCCGTAATCAGTATAAGAAATAATGCAGATCAGTATCGTCTGATTTACATTTAAACGATCCTCTGGGTTACTGcgatttcaaaaaaataatttaagtctAAATAAGTTATCGGAGTGAACACGTTATCATGTAGAGGATATTTGGTGGAATATAAATTTTAATTCAGgagtgattatatattttttttgtatgatcacgagtgaaattaAATCGATATCCCACCgatttttaacaacttttttattattttatgcttcTAGATGATTATGTTTGTACCTTTGCTATTCTGGAAAATTTCCTGTTGGGAACGTTCAAGAAAAACGTATCCGTATGTTGTTATAAACATTCAATTCAGAGTAGTCGCCCTTTGTAAAATTGGGGCTCACGATGTTAAAACCTAACATATCCAAATTAAGATccagttaaacaataaaattatcactcattttcactgttaattttaattgtttgaaacagtgaattttcGGTTTGaattcattcatttttctctataaaccaccggaaagcataaactAAAATACAATAGTATGTTAATCTAAGGGGACTTAAACACATCGCGACCATTGTGGTTATGCCTAGTGGTAAAGTAGTCTTAACATTAACTTTCGAAATTCAAACGGCGTTTGTTTTAGTAAACCAATATCTTTGATGTGTAATTCCAATTAAAACTAAACTCATCAATAAGAACATAAAAGGGGAACAAACGCTTTAAAATAACTTGTGTGAACCTTAACTCAATTGCGTTAAATACAAAAGTCAATATTTTGCTTTCGTGTAATGCGTGATTATATAATACTATCCATTTACTCAgaacaatgttatttaaaaaaaaagatactaAATAACCACACAACTTCTAATTTATTAAGCGTAACTTAAAAATAGCAAactcaaaaatgaaaacaatttaatgGATATAGcacattatttcaaataaagaaGAGACATGCATGcttaaaaggaaaaataaagaaatacatcAAACAAACGTTACAATTTTGTTCACAGCAAGAAAgcctttaaatacaaataaaaacagcgTGTCCCTGTACATGCTTGAATGTAAGCATTGCGGTTAATTGTACAAGTTTCATTAACAAACAACAATTGAAAGATTGTGTAAATTTTTGGAATGGACATTGCATAGTCCAACAGAATAAAAATATACAAGTTCTGATTTTGTTACAGGTGCTTATGTTTTTCTGCCACTCGATAAGACTGTGGAAAACATTATCAATGTTTGACATTTCAAAGTCGCGTAATTGCATGATACAATGGAATAATGTACTTCGATAATTCTCTGtcataatgaaattaataaaaattatgCTTAATGTACAATGTTACTTAATTCGTATATATTACCATTGTTGTGTTGAGAACATTGAAAACTGACACTTTCGTATAAAAGTTTCTCagtacattttaacaaaatatatatcaagagagattttatatttatattatattttaaattattttaagtcgAGTTATTGTTTGATGCACTACACAATGATTAATGTGATGTATTATGAAGACCTGAAAATGCAGACAAAACTAGTTGGATAAAAGGGTCCCTGGTCGATTCAGATTCGTAGGGGATCAGT
Encoded proteins:
- the LOC127875348 gene encoding uncharacterized protein LOC127875348 isoform X1 produces the protein MAVVQRNNGPPSKGFQLEQLANNQRALATFLDRAYELLSRQLEFFEKIQKLANESCSAHNATIEMVIQFSSTIDSVIKTYIPKAKDGIDFQNQELLVDGIQQITEQTETLKEVTNRTKSRYMDIKRSAHEQCTAIRLHSDKVRAKVAIPLKQIEDDLEGLENIQTSEVLLTYPCKQTEQTIQDKGWKSSRATSRPYPMRQLQIIVNALLWPLSRILGSLFLLLPSRMRLQISSAMDLCTNTWVAIKGKCRTVIRFTIGKLSRVKETTHQNCQNDAEENSQLGTTGDTYNNTIAKRNDLLNKQARLNELIINADPSYIQKALEQIGNVIKQLRDIELYWVDTINQLNVLRQRCYSWMTDDIADAEGLKDSFSKLEKEFQSIFEGFRDYIQVASREVSTLFKFRF
- the LOC127875348 gene encoding uncharacterized protein LOC127875348 isoform X2; translation: MAVVQRNNGPPSKGFQLEQLANNQRALATFLDRAYELLSRQLEFFEKIQKLANESCSAHNATIEMVIQFSSTIDSVIKTYIPKAKDGIDFQNQELLVDGIQQITEQTETLKEVTNRTKSRYMDIKRSAHEQCTAIRLHSDKVRAKVAIPLKQIEDDLEGLENIQTSEVLLTYPCKQTEQTIQDKGWKSSRATSRPYPMRQLQIIVNALLWPLSRILGSLFLLLPSRMRLQISSAMDLCTNTWVAIKGKCRTVIRFTIGKLSRVKETTHQNCQNDAEENSQLGTTGDTYNNTIAKRNDLLNKQARLNELIINADPSYIQKALEQIGNVIKQLRDIELYWVDTINQLNVLRQRCYSWMTDDIADAEGLKDSFSKLEKEFQSIFEGFRDYIQVASREVSTLFKFRF